The Phaeacidiphilus oryzae TH49 region CGCCCGTTCACCGAGGCCAGGTCGCCCTGGATCTGCACGACCTTCCCCGACTTCACATGCTGTCCGAGGTAGTCGCAGGCCTTGAGGCCGTACGCGACGTTGTCGGCCCGGACCACCATCGCGACCTTGCCCTTGTCCGGGGCGACGTCCACGGCCACCACCGGGATGCCCTTGCGCTGGGCCTGGTCGAGCCCCGCGGCTATCGCGCTGCTGTCGATCGGGGCCACCACCAGGCCCTTCACGCTCTGGTTGGCCAGGTTGTTGATGTCGGTGATCTGCTGCGCCGGGTCGTTGTTGGAGTTGACCGTCGGCAGGATGGCGACGCCCTGCTTCTTCGCCATCTGCGGGACGTAGTTGTTGTACGCCTCCCAGAACGGCGAGGTCAGCATCGGCAGGTCGACGCCGACCTTGCCGGTGCCGCCGCTCTTGCCGCCGGAACCGCCCGCCGTGGCGTTCGTCGTCCCGCAGCCGGAGAGACCGGCGACCGCCAGGGCCGCGGCGGCCGCGACGGCGCCGAGGGTCACCCGAGCGCTGCCCCGTCCGGTTCTGCCGCCGCCCACTGTGCTGCGCACCATGCTGACCGCTCCTCGTCGAGGGGTGAGTGGTTGATCTGTTCAGCTCTGTTGATCTGACGGGCCGTCGCCTGATTACTTATCAGACCTATTCGGCGGCGCAACACCCCCGAGACAGCAAATTCCCGCGATTTGCACGTTGCTGCGGCGGTATTGGTCCGACCACCTCCCTGCCGCTACCCTCCGGATCGTGGACCAGCCGAAGACCTCAGCGACCACCCCGCCCCCAGCCTCCGGCGCCGCCGCGCCACCCCCGGCACCGCCAGCGCCGGGGCCGCGGCCCTCGGTCACCCAGCGGGCCATCGAGCGGATCAAGTCGATGATCGCCGCCGGCGAGCTGGAGCCGGGCCAGCGCCTCCCCACGGAACGGGACCTGGCCGCGCAGCTGGGCCTCTCCCGTTCCTCGATGCGGGAGGCCATCCGGGCGCTGACCGCCCTCGGCGTCCTGGAGGCGCGGCACGGCTCGGGGATCTACGTCACCCGTCTGGAGGCCGGCGACCTGCTGGAGACCTTCGGCGTGGTCGCCGAGATCTCGCGCGGGCCGCGCCTGGTCGAGCTCCTGGAGGTCCGCAGGATCCTCGAGTCCGCCGCGACGGCGATGGCCGCGGCCCGCATCGACGACTCCCAACTGTCCGATGTGGCCGACCACTTGGCCGCGATGGAGGCCACCGACGATCCGGACGCGATCCTCGCCCATGACCTCGACTTCCACCGCTCGGTGGTCGCCGCGGCCGGCAACGAGACCCTCGCGGCGATCATCGAGGGCCTCTCCAACCGCACCTTCCGCGCCCGCGTCTGGCGCGGCTACCAGGAGGAGGGCGCCTTCGCCCGCACCCGGGCCGAGCACGCCCGCATCCACGCCGCCCTCGCCGCCCGCGACCCCGAGGCCGCGAGAGCGGCCGCCGCCGTCCACGTGGCCGAGGTCGAGAACTGGCTCCGCGTGAACACGACGCCCTAGCCCCCACCCCGCACCGCAAGCGCACAAAGGGGCGCGAGGAACTGCGCGCCCAGCCCCCTACGACGCCCCACCCGGCAACGCCCGCCGCCCCGCCGAGCCGCCGCCGCCCCCGCGCCGCAGGCGCCATAAAGGGGCGCGGGGAACTGCGCGCCCAGCCCACTACGTCGCTCCACCCGGCAACGCCCGCCGCCCCGCCGCGCCGCCGCCCCCGCGCCGCAGGCGCCATAAAGGGGCGCGGGGAACTGCGCGCCCAGCCCACTACGACGCCCCACCCGGCAACGCCCGCCGCCCCGCCGCCCCGCCGCCCCCCGGAAACGGTGAAGATCGGGGCCGCGGCGAAAGATCCACGTCACCAACGCATCGTCAACTGTCGCTCTCACCCGGAGGAACGAGATCCCCCGCGCGAAACGCGCCCGCCCGCCCGCACACCCTTACGCTCGGATGGTGACGACCCCCCGCCGCACCCTCCTCCGCGCAGCCGCCCTCGCCCCCGCCGCCCTCACCACCCTCGCCGCCTGCGATTCCGGCGGCCAGAGCGACCAGAGCAGCCACGAGTCGGTGACGGCACGTCGGACCGCCTCCGCGTCCCCGGCGTCCGCCCCTGCCTCCCCCACCCCGGCCGCCGGGGAGGACGCCCTCCCCTTCCACCTCCACACCGGCCCCCGCACCACCCACGCCGTGGCCCTCACCTTCCACGGCCAGGGCGACCCCGCCGTCGCCACCGCCCTCCTCGCCGAGGCCGAGCGCGCCGGCGCCCGTCTCACCGTCCTCGCCGTCGGCAGCTGGCTGGACGCCCAGCCCCAGATGGCCCACCGCATCCTGTCCGGCGGCCACGAGCTGGGCAACCACACCCAGCACCACATCGACATCTCGTCGCTCCCCGCCCCCCGCGCCTACGCCGAGATCGCCGACTGCGCCTCCCGCCTCCACCGGCTCACCGGCTCCATCGGCCGCTGGTTCCGCCCCTCCCAGGCGACGGACTGCACCACCACGGTGGCCGCCCAGGCGGCCCGCGTCGGCTACCGCCACTGCCTCGGCTACGACGTCGACTCACTGGACTACACGGACCCCGGCCCGGACGCCGTGGTCCGCACCGTCCTCCAGAAGGCCCGTCCCGGGTCGATCGTCAGCATGCACTTCGGCCACTCTGGAACGGTCACCGCACTCCCCCGAATCCTCGACGGTCTGCATCAGCGCGGACTCCGCGCCGTCACCACCACGGAGCTGTTCAAGTGAACCCCGCCCGCCGCCTCGTCCTCGCCGCCACCGCCGCCGCCACCTGCGTCCTGGCCTTCTCCGGGTGCAGTGCGAGCCCCGGCCACCAGCAGGCGATCGACTCCGGCGCGAGCAGTTCCGCCACGGCCGCCCCTCCGTCCGCGCCGGCCTCCGCCGCCTCGCCCGCCGGCGGCTCGGACGCGGCGCTCCCCGGGATGCCGCCTCTCCTGGACCC contains the following coding sequences:
- a CDS encoding sugar ABC transporter substrate-binding protein; translated protein: MVRSTVGGGRTGRGSARVTLGAVAAAAALAVAGLSGCGTTNATAGGSGGKSGGTGKVGVDLPMLTSPFWEAYNNYVPQMAKKQGVAILPTVNSNNDPAQQITDINNLANQSVKGLVVAPIDSSAIAAGLDQAQRKGIPVVAVDVAPDKGKVAMVVRADNVAYGLKACDYLGQHVKSGKVVQIQGDLASVNGRDRSEAFDSCVKKKYPGLKVLEVPAAWQSDKAASGLAAVLNANPDVKGIYMQAGGVYLAPTLETLKTKGLLKPAGQAGHITIISNDGIPQEFQAIRSGQIDATVSQPADLYAKWAMYYIQAAMQGKTFKPGPTDHGSTIVKLPNGDLEDQLPAPLVTKSNVDDPALWGNTLKSQ
- a CDS encoding polysaccharide deacetylase family protein gives rise to the protein MVTTPRRTLLRAAALAPAALTTLAACDSGGQSDQSSHESVTARRTASASPASAPASPTPAAGEDALPFHLHTGPRTTHAVALTFHGQGDPAVATALLAEAERAGARLTVLAVGSWLDAQPQMAHRILSGGHELGNHTQHHIDISSLPAPRAYAEIADCASRLHRLTGSIGRWFRPSQATDCTTTVAAQAARVGYRHCLGYDVDSLDYTDPGPDAVVRTVLQKARPGSIVSMHFGHSGTVTALPRILDGLHQRGLRAVTTTELFK
- a CDS encoding FadR/GntR family transcriptional regulator, with product MERIKSMIAAGELEPGQRLPTERDLAAQLGLSRSSMREAIRALTALGVLEARHGSGIYVTRLEAGDLLETFGVVAEISRGPRLVELLEVRRILESAATAMAAARIDDSQLSDVADHLAAMEATDDPDAILAHDLDFHRSVVAAAGNETLAAIIEGLSNRTFRARVWRGYQEEGAFARTRAEHARIHAALAARDPEAARAAAAVHVAEVENWLRVNTTP